In Microbacterium foliorum, the following proteins share a genomic window:
- a CDS encoding helix-turn-helix transcriptional regulator — protein MGRQATSEDLAWRDFALALGLQIRRLREAKGFSQEAVAYRAGLSRLTYLRYEKGEAQSGAPANPSLRTLLALSQVFDVELCDLVPSGPPDLTLR, from the coding sequence GTGGGTAGGCAAGCAACGAGCGAGGACCTCGCGTGGCGTGATTTCGCCTTGGCGCTGGGACTACAGATCCGCCGCTTGCGCGAAGCGAAAGGGTTTTCCCAGGAGGCGGTTGCCTATCGAGCGGGCCTGTCTCGACTGACGTACCTACGCTACGAGAAGGGCGAAGCGCAGTCTGGGGCACCGGCCAATCCGAGCCTGCGTACTCTGCTGGCGTTGTCGCAGGTCTTCGATGTCGAGCTGTGCGACTTGGTTCCGTCGGGTCCACCGGATCTCACTCTTCGGTAG
- a CDS encoding metallophosphoesterase: MRALEQASSIALPDQRVAVCGDWHGNVGWARTIARVLPYLASDVKTLLHLGDWAMPAAEMDEVFAETDIDRILVTVGNHEQFDQITPLLDAHPGQAVRVSRLTWFLPRPARLTIGGRRVLSLGGAASVDRQSRIEGLTWFPDEAVSDESIAAAIAGGPADLMLTHEGPAGTPVRPVREILRTNPHRFPKTALEASAASRARIAEVWDAVRPELLAHGHMHVAAGGKTEDGRRVASLGRDGHEGNLAILDMTTLKMTTPSLAIIRGMTERADIDRDWRIRNVAESLHDATLDGVRPSREALRDARDYINGRRTLEELIEDVRRRHTRNPEEKP, translated from the coding sequence ATGAGAGCTCTCGAACAAGCGTCGTCTATAGCGTTGCCGGACCAGCGGGTCGCGGTATGCGGCGACTGGCACGGCAACGTGGGATGGGCACGCACGATTGCACGGGTGCTCCCCTACCTCGCATCCGACGTGAAGACACTACTGCACCTCGGCGACTGGGCGATGCCGGCGGCAGAGATGGACGAGGTCTTTGCCGAGACCGACATCGACCGCATCCTCGTCACCGTGGGCAACCATGAACAGTTCGACCAGATCACCCCGCTCCTCGACGCGCATCCCGGTCAAGCCGTACGGGTTTCGAGGCTCACCTGGTTCCTCCCGCGACCGGCGCGCTTGACCATCGGCGGCCGTCGGGTGCTGTCCCTGGGCGGAGCCGCATCCGTCGACCGTCAGTCGCGCATTGAAGGACTGACTTGGTTTCCGGATGAGGCTGTCTCCGATGAAAGCATTGCCGCAGCCATCGCAGGCGGCCCGGCAGACCTGATGCTCACACACGAGGGCCCCGCTGGCACGCCCGTCCGTCCGGTCCGCGAGATCCTGCGCACGAATCCTCACCGCTTCCCGAAAACCGCGCTGGAGGCGTCCGCGGCGTCGCGTGCTCGTATCGCCGAAGTGTGGGACGCGGTGCGCCCCGAGCTGCTCGCTCATGGGCACATGCATGTCGCAGCCGGAGGGAAGACCGAGGACGGCCGACGCGTCGCCAGCCTCGGGCGAGATGGACACGAGGGGAACCTCGCGATCCTCGACATGACCACGCTGAAGATGACGACGCCGAGTCTTGCCATCATTCGCGGCATGACTGAGCGAGCCGACATCGACCGCGACTGGCGGATCCGCAATGTTGCCGAGTCGCTACACGATGCAACGTTGGACGGGGTCAGACCCTCTCGCGAGGCCCTGCGGGACGCAAGAGACTACATTAACGGACGCCGCACACTCGAGGAACTCATCGAAGACGTCCGCCGGCGCCACACCCGAAATCCTGAGGAGAAGCCTTGA
- a CDS encoding DUF4209 domain-containing protein, translating to MADDNSNSVDSVAGDSTDYFELFTRFRERADASPEFGILAKVTSMMLTRDGADRARFQPLGEFAGASTFTTAHITREEITLLKSVKTANVAVTARVHDVLWEFTEGKERIEHVHVAIDAYLELASIVDWRNADDFLHRALELSTRFQGSDKGERIARVRAVARASLDAGASSPGELLTLCELLRVSRPSSDDRDVVVVNINTARRDATAAREHGLERNLIRELQLWEENDDSKQDLTAEVADLWVAEADARLEAPARSAFVAASFLESAVQVLRSIPRKHRERLSVERRIAELRSRIAELGEEAVDAMTEFTSPELSLAEYAEAARRAVTGVGAGEALLRLAQVASLTTEAAERELAEQILDSTLMLMLPTTSLTHDGRVADKATAEEAVERQMGELAHTRRSIAVLGQILPALRIARAEHSLSKSDFVQLAFDSAIVPSGQEQLFASGLYAGWNMDLDAAVHILVPRMEALVRHHLKGAGVLTTHLDRDGIDDEIALPALLDKPEAADVFGADLIYELRTVFAGRFGANLRHNVAHGLVVDSMRGSVVGLYSWWLMLRIVTVPFWSRDSASE from the coding sequence ATGGCAGACGACAACTCGAACTCGGTCGACTCGGTTGCCGGCGACTCGACCGACTACTTTGAACTGTTCACCAGATTCCGCGAACGCGCGGACGCTTCACCAGAGTTCGGCATTCTGGCGAAGGTGACGTCGATGATGCTCACCCGGGATGGGGCAGATCGGGCAAGGTTTCAGCCGCTCGGTGAGTTCGCCGGTGCCTCCACCTTCACGACAGCTCACATCACTCGCGAAGAGATCACGCTCCTCAAATCGGTGAAGACCGCCAACGTCGCAGTGACTGCACGAGTGCATGACGTGCTGTGGGAGTTCACCGAGGGGAAAGAGCGCATTGAACATGTGCACGTCGCCATTGACGCGTACCTGGAGCTCGCATCCATCGTCGACTGGCGCAATGCGGATGACTTCCTCCACAGAGCACTGGAGCTATCAACGAGGTTCCAAGGCTCGGATAAGGGAGAGCGGATAGCCCGCGTGCGCGCGGTCGCGCGCGCGTCGCTCGACGCAGGTGCGTCGTCGCCCGGGGAACTTCTTACCCTCTGCGAGCTGCTCAGAGTGTCTCGACCATCATCCGACGACCGTGACGTAGTGGTAGTCAACATCAACACAGCGCGGCGAGATGCGACCGCTGCGCGGGAACACGGCCTTGAACGAAACCTAATTCGAGAGTTGCAGCTGTGGGAGGAGAATGACGACTCGAAGCAAGACCTCACCGCGGAAGTCGCGGACCTGTGGGTGGCCGAGGCTGATGCGAGACTTGAGGCGCCCGCCCGCAGCGCGTTTGTCGCGGCCTCCTTCCTCGAATCCGCGGTTCAAGTCCTGCGCTCAATCCCTCGGAAGCATCGAGAGCGCTTGAGCGTCGAACGTCGTATCGCGGAGCTACGCTCTCGAATCGCAGAACTTGGCGAAGAGGCCGTTGACGCGATGACGGAATTCACGTCTCCGGAACTGTCGCTCGCCGAGTATGCGGAAGCTGCCCGCCGTGCTGTGACCGGCGTCGGTGCAGGCGAGGCACTGCTCCGTCTCGCGCAGGTCGCGAGCCTGACGACGGAGGCCGCCGAACGCGAACTTGCGGAACAGATTCTCGATAGCACCCTCATGCTGATGCTCCCCACCACCAGCCTCACGCACGATGGGCGCGTCGCGGACAAGGCCACGGCTGAGGAAGCTGTCGAACGCCAGATGGGAGAGCTCGCGCACACCCGCCGTAGTATCGCTGTCCTGGGTCAGATTCTCCCAGCGCTGCGCATAGCCCGAGCAGAGCACTCGTTGAGTAAGAGCGACTTCGTTCAGCTGGCGTTCGATTCTGCCATCGTTCCGTCCGGGCAGGAGCAACTGTTTGCCTCGGGACTGTACGCCGGTTGGAATATGGATCTCGACGCTGCCGTACACATCCTTGTCCCTCGGATGGAAGCGTTGGTTCGGCACCACCTGAAAGGTGCCGGGGTTCTCACCACCCATCTCGACCGCGATGGCATTGACGACGAGATCGCCCTGCCAGCGCTGCTCGACAAGCCCGAAGCCGCCGACGTGTTCGGGGCGGACCTCATCTACGAACTGCGAACTGTGTTCGCCGGCCGTTTCGGTGCGAACCTTCGGCACAATGTTGCACATGGTCTCGTTGTAGATTCGATGCGCGGTTCGGTCGTGGGGCTGTACTCCTGGTGGCTGATGCTACGAATCGTCACCGTGCCATTCTGGAGCCGAGACAGCGCTAGCGAATAG